Proteins encoded by one window of Microbacterium testaceum:
- a CDS encoding helix-turn-helix domain-containing protein, which translates to MVDRSEPREERVLDAGALRALAHPLRVRLYDILSQYGPQTASSLAELTGESTGATSYHLRALARHDLIREVADRGTARERWWERPAGSVTLTNPELEHTPSGRAVLEAVHSETLTLRHQQLMHFATHGWDEDEEWRDASVISTATARLTAEQSRDLVQRIGALIDETVQRYRDQEGEGVRPVTIRNDVFPLPTERGSA; encoded by the coding sequence ATGGTCGACAGGTCGGAGCCCCGCGAAGAGCGTGTTCTGGATGCCGGCGCGCTCCGCGCCCTGGCGCACCCGCTGCGCGTGCGGCTCTACGACATCCTCAGCCAGTACGGCCCGCAGACCGCGAGCAGCCTCGCGGAGCTGACGGGGGAGTCCACCGGAGCGACGAGCTACCACCTGCGGGCGCTGGCCCGTCACGACCTCATCCGCGAAGTCGCCGATCGCGGAACCGCCCGCGAACGCTGGTGGGAGCGTCCGGCCGGCAGCGTCACGCTGACCAACCCCGAGCTCGAGCACACGCCGTCGGGACGCGCCGTGCTGGAAGCCGTTCACTCCGAGACCCTGACGCTGCGTCACCAGCAGCTCATGCACTTCGCCACGCACGGCTGGGACGAGGACGAAGAGTGGCGCGACGCGTCCGTGATCTCGACCGCGACCGCGCGCCTGACCGCCGAGCAGTCGCGGGATCTCGTGCAGCGCATCGGGGCGCTCATCGATGAGACCGTCCAGCGTTACCGCGATCAGGAGGGCGAGGGCGTCCGCCCCGTGACGATCCGCAACGACGTCTTCCCGCTGCCGACCGAGAGGGGCTCCGCATGA
- the valS gene encoding valine--tRNA ligase — MATIPDKPALEGLEQKWDAAWRERGTYVFDRLRAAELGRQGVYSVDTPPPTASGSLHIGHVFSFTHTDVKVRFERMRGKTVFYPMGWDDNGLPTERRVQNYYGVRCDPSLPYDADSTPPFAGGDNKSSKAADQVPISRRNFIELCEQLTVEDEKQFEDLFRELGLSVDWTQTYRTISDDSIRTSQLAFLRNIERGEAYQALAPTLWDVDFRSAIAQAELEDRDQPAAYHRVGFAKTDGSGDVFIETTRPELLPACVALVANPDDERYQPLFGTTVRTPLFDVEVPVLAHPLAQKDKGSGIAMICTFGDVTDIIWWRELDLPNRTIIGKDGRIVAEAPDVIVTDAAKAAYDELAGKTVFSAKKRIVELLQESGTMEGAPKPFTHPVKFFEKGDRPLEIVSTRQWYIRNGARDAELRERLISLGREMSWHPDFMRVRFENWTSGLTGDWLVSRQRFFGVPIPVWYGLDDSGERDYSRVLTPDLAALPVDPTVDVPPGYTEDQRGVAGGFDAERDILDTWATSSLTPQLAGGWQRDEELWNLVSPFDLRPQGQDIIRTWLFSTMLRSALEDDRSPWTDAAISGFIVDPDRKKMSKSKGNVVTPADILKQHGSDAVRYWSASSRLGTDAAFDPQNPTQVKIGRRLAIKLLNAAKFVLSFPVPEGAEVTHALDASMLATLDAVVRDATAAFEAYDHARALEITESFFWTFCDDYLELVKERAYDQSDVGQASAALALRTALSTLVRLFAPVLSFASEEVWSWFEEGSVHTAAWPEPLGIEGDPAVLTAVSAALIGIRRAKTEAKASQKTPVTSLTVSGPHVEALRLAEGDLRAVGRIEMISFAEADTTTVTDIVFAPQEA, encoded by the coding sequence ATGGCCACCATTCCCGACAAGCCCGCCCTGGAAGGCCTCGAGCAGAAGTGGGACGCCGCGTGGCGTGAACGCGGCACGTACGTCTTCGACCGCCTGCGCGCAGCCGAGCTCGGCCGCCAGGGCGTGTACTCCGTCGACACCCCGCCGCCGACGGCATCCGGAAGTCTCCACATCGGCCACGTGTTCTCGTTCACGCACACCGACGTGAAGGTGCGCTTCGAGCGCATGCGCGGCAAGACCGTGTTCTACCCCATGGGCTGGGACGACAACGGCCTGCCGACCGAGCGCCGCGTGCAGAACTACTACGGCGTGCGCTGCGACCCCTCGCTCCCCTACGACGCCGACTCCACCCCGCCGTTCGCGGGTGGCGACAACAAGAGCAGCAAGGCCGCCGACCAGGTGCCCATCAGCCGCCGCAACTTCATCGAGCTCTGTGAGCAGCTGACCGTCGAAGATGAGAAGCAGTTCGAAGATCTCTTCCGCGAGCTGGGCCTCAGCGTCGACTGGACCCAGACCTACCGCACGATCTCCGACGACTCGATCCGCACGAGCCAGCTGGCGTTCCTGCGCAACATCGAGCGCGGCGAGGCGTACCAGGCCCTCGCGCCGACGCTGTGGGACGTGGACTTCCGTTCCGCGATCGCGCAGGCCGAGCTCGAGGATCGCGACCAGCCCGCGGCCTACCACCGCGTGGGCTTCGCCAAGACCGACGGCTCGGGTGACGTGTTCATCGAGACGACCCGCCCCGAGCTGCTGCCCGCGTGCGTGGCCCTCGTCGCCAACCCCGACGACGAGCGCTACCAGCCGCTGTTCGGCACGACCGTGCGCACCCCGCTGTTCGACGTCGAGGTGCCCGTGCTCGCGCACCCCCTCGCGCAGAAGGACAAGGGATCGGGCATCGCCATGATCTGCACCTTCGGCGATGTGACCGACATCATCTGGTGGCGCGAGCTCGACCTCCCCAACCGCACGATCATCGGCAAGGACGGCCGGATCGTGGCCGAGGCTCCCGATGTGATCGTGACGGATGCCGCGAAGGCGGCCTACGACGAGCTCGCGGGCAAGACCGTGTTCAGCGCCAAGAAGCGCATCGTCGAGCTGCTGCAGGAGTCCGGCACTATGGAGGGGGCTCCCAAGCCCTTCACCCACCCCGTGAAGTTCTTCGAGAAGGGGGACCGCCCGCTCGAGATCGTGTCGACGCGCCAGTGGTACATCCGCAACGGAGCACGGGATGCCGAGCTGCGCGAGCGCCTCATCTCGCTCGGTCGCGAGATGTCGTGGCATCCCGACTTCATGCGCGTGCGATTCGAGAACTGGACCAGCGGCCTCACCGGCGACTGGCTCGTGTCGCGGCAGCGCTTCTTCGGCGTGCCGATCCCGGTCTGGTACGGCCTCGACGACAGCGGTGAGCGCGACTACTCGCGCGTGCTGACGCCCGACCTCGCGGCGCTGCCGGTCGACCCCACAGTGGACGTGCCCCCGGGATACACCGAAGACCAGCGCGGCGTGGCCGGAGGGTTCGACGCCGAGCGCGACATCCTCGACACCTGGGCGACCTCGTCGCTCACCCCGCAGCTGGCCGGTGGCTGGCAGCGCGACGAGGAGCTGTGGAATCTCGTGTCGCCGTTCGACCTGCGGCCGCAGGGTCAGGACATCATCCGCACGTGGCTCTTCTCGACCATGCTGCGCAGCGCCCTCGAAGACGACCGCAGCCCGTGGACGGATGCCGCCATCTCGGGCTTCATCGTCGACCCCGACCGCAAAAAGATGTCGAAGTCGAAGGGCAACGTCGTCACGCCCGCCGACATCCTGAAGCAGCACGGCTCCGACGCGGTGCGCTACTGGTCGGCGTCGAGCCGCCTCGGCACCGACGCGGCGTTCGACCCCCAGAACCCCACGCAGGTGAAGATCGGTCGCCGCCTCGCGATCAAGCTCCTGAACGCCGCGAAGTTCGTGCTGTCGTTCCCCGTGCCCGAGGGCGCCGAGGTGACGCACGCGCTCGATGCGTCGATGCTCGCGACGCTGGATGCCGTGGTGCGCGACGCGACCGCGGCGTTCGAGGCGTACGACCACGCGCGGGCGCTCGAGATCACGGAGTCGTTCTTCTGGACGTTCTGCGACGACTACCTCGAGCTCGTCAAGGAGCGCGCGTACGACCAGTCCGACGTGGGCCAGGCCTCGGCCGCCCTTGCCCTGCGCACGGCCCTGTCGACGCTCGTCCGTCTGTTCGCGCCCGTGCTGTCGTTCGCGTCCGAAGAGGTGTGGTCGTGGTTCGAAGAGGGTTCGGTGCACACCGCGGCCTGGCCCGAGCCGCTCGGCATCGAGGGCGACCCGGCCGTGCTCACCGCCGTGAGTGCTGCGCTCATCGGCATCCGTCGCGCCAAGACCGAGGCGAAGGCCTCGCAGAAGACGCCGGTGACCTCGCTCACCGTGTCGGGGCCGCACGTCGAGGCTCTGCGCCTCGCCGAGGGCGACCTGCGCGCCGTGGGCCGCATCGAGATGATCTCGTTCGCCGAGGCCGACACCACCACCGTGACCGACATCGTGTTCGCACCCCAGGAGGCCTGA
- a CDS encoding M3 family metallopeptidase, giving the protein MTDAVNNPLLAPPSLPYDLPPYGSIDVEHYLPAFRAGFAAQRAEVDAITAQSDAATFENTLVALERSGQMLDRVARTFYTVASADGTLAIQAVEEELAPLMSAHRDAIHLDADLFARIAAVHAQLDSLGLDAESRYLVERYHREMSLAGAGLDDAQKQELTELNQRLSVLTTTFEKNLLADTNGLAVVFDSADELDGLSDGELSAAAQAATSRGLDGRYVVNLTLYTGHPLLASLTNRESRRRLLEASRSRATRGNDNDNRAVLREIVRLRAERAAVLGYPSHAAAVLADQTAGSPDAARDLLRRLATPAAANTRAEQEALQKIAEADGIRIEAHDWAFYTEKVRAERYDLDRAALRPWFEAERVLRDGVFFAAEKLYGIRMTERHDLQGYHPDVRVFEVHNADGSELGLFLLDLYTRDSKRGGAWMNSIVTQSALRGTAPVVVNNLNVNKPAPGTPTLLTLDEVTTLFHEFGHALHGLFATVTYPHFGGTAVYRDFVEFPSQVNEMWILWPEILTNYARHIDTDEPLPTDVVERLHASEAFNQGFATSEYLAASWIDQAWHGLSVEEASADIDVAAFEAAALADIGLDNPAVPTRYASTYFAHVFSGGYSAGYYSYIWSEVLDADTVEWFRENGGLTRENGDRFRQKLLGVGGSGDPLAAYRDFRGRDAEIQPLLQRRGLAG; this is encoded by the coding sequence ATGACGGATGCCGTGAACAATCCCCTCCTCGCGCCGCCCTCGCTCCCCTACGACCTGCCGCCCTACGGCAGCATCGACGTCGAGCACTACCTCCCCGCCTTCCGCGCCGGTTTCGCCGCGCAGCGGGCGGAGGTCGACGCGATCACCGCGCAGAGCGACGCGGCCACGTTCGAGAACACACTGGTCGCCCTGGAGCGCAGCGGGCAGATGCTCGACCGCGTCGCGCGCACCTTCTACACCGTGGCCTCCGCCGACGGCACGCTCGCGATCCAGGCCGTCGAGGAGGAGCTCGCTCCCCTCATGTCGGCGCACCGCGATGCGATCCACCTCGACGCCGATCTGTTCGCCCGGATCGCCGCCGTGCACGCGCAGCTCGACTCCCTCGGCCTCGACGCCGAGAGCCGTTACCTCGTCGAGCGGTACCACCGCGAGATGTCGTTGGCCGGCGCCGGTCTCGACGATGCGCAGAAGCAGGAGCTGACGGAGCTGAACCAGCGACTGTCGGTGCTGACGACCACGTTCGAGAAGAACCTGCTCGCCGACACCAACGGGCTCGCGGTGGTGTTCGACTCCGCCGACGAGCTCGACGGCCTCAGCGACGGTGAGCTCTCGGCGGCGGCGCAGGCGGCCACGAGTCGCGGCCTCGACGGGCGCTACGTCGTGAACCTCACGCTGTACACCGGTCACCCTCTGCTCGCGTCGCTGACGAACCGAGAGAGCCGTCGCCGTCTGCTCGAGGCCTCGCGCTCGCGCGCCACGCGCGGCAACGACAACGACAACCGCGCGGTCCTCCGCGAGATCGTGCGCCTGCGCGCCGAGCGCGCCGCGGTACTCGGCTACCCCTCACACGCCGCCGCCGTCCTCGCCGATCAGACGGCGGGTTCTCCGGATGCCGCGCGCGACCTGCTGCGCCGACTCGCCACCCCCGCTGCCGCCAACACCCGGGCCGAGCAAGAGGCTCTGCAGAAGATTGCCGAGGCCGATGGCATCCGGATCGAAGCCCACGACTGGGCCTTCTACACCGAGAAGGTCCGCGCCGAGCGCTACGACCTCGACCGCGCAGCCCTGCGTCCGTGGTTCGAGGCAGAGCGGGTGCTGCGCGACGGCGTGTTCTTCGCGGCCGAGAAGCTCTACGGCATCCGCATGACCGAACGCCACGACCTTCAGGGCTATCACCCCGACGTTCGCGTCTTCGAGGTGCACAACGCCGACGGCAGCGAGCTCGGGCTGTTCCTGCTCGACCTGTACACGCGTGACAGCAAGCGCGGCGGGGCGTGGATGAACTCGATCGTGACGCAGTCGGCCCTCCGCGGCACCGCCCCGGTCGTCGTCAACAACCTGAACGTGAACAAGCCCGCCCCCGGCACCCCGACGCTGCTGACGCTGGACGAGGTCACCACGCTCTTCCACGAGTTCGGCCACGCCCTGCACGGACTGTTCGCCACTGTCACGTACCCGCACTTCGGGGGAACGGCCGTCTACCGCGACTTCGTCGAGTTCCCCAGTCAGGTGAACGAGATGTGGATCCTCTGGCCCGAGATCCTGACCAACTACGCCCGTCACATCGACACCGACGAGCCGCTGCCGACCGATGTTGTCGAGCGTCTGCACGCCTCCGAGGCGTTCAACCAGGGCTTCGCCACGAGCGAGTACCTCGCCGCGTCCTGGATCGACCAGGCGTGGCACGGCCTCTCGGTCGAGGAGGCGTCGGCCGACATCGACGTCGCGGCCTTCGAGGCGGCGGCCCTCGCGGACATCGGACTCGACAATCCCGCCGTCCCCACCCGCTACGCCTCGACGTACTTCGCCCACGTGTTCTCGGGCGGTTACAGCGCCGGGTACTACTCGTACATCTGGAGCGAGGTGCTCGACGCCGATACCGTGGAGTGGTTCCGCGAGAACGGCGGCCTCACGCGCGAGAACGGCGACCGGTTCCGCCAGAAGCTGCTGGGAGTCGGTGGTTCCGGCGATCCTCTTGCCGCCTACCGGGATTTCCGGGGCCGTGATGCCGAGATCCAGCCGCTTCTGCAGCGCCGCGGTCTCGCCGGCTGA